From the genome of Mucilaginibacter paludis DSM 18603:
GCTTTGCCCCAGCGCTAACGGGCATTTTATCGTTTTACTTAATAATATGCGCAATTCGTCCATCTTAGGTTAACTGTAGTTTTTAAGAAGATAACAGATGTTAAGCTGCCGCATACGTCTTAGCTTGTGGGTTTAAAGCTTACAAATACGTCACGCCGCGTACACCATAGCGTGTTGGTTACTTAGTTGATTACCACGCTTGCGGTAGCGGGGAGCAGCATATCAGCGACTGGGTCAGACATTTCGAGGAAAACTGCCAAAGCTCAAAACCTCAACACGAGAACAGCACACTTCTACCCCAATATTAAGCACGGACTTCCTGAAAGAGCTAAGAACCATCAATTCTGGTGAAACGATTTATCCAAATCTGCTTTTGGCTTAGCCGAATCCGGCAATCTGCACTACTTCATCAGGAAAAGTATCTTAGTTGTTTTTCGTAATGACCCTGATACCTTCCTTTTCAATCTTATAATTCGAAATGTATTTAACTGATTTAAGCTGGGTGACAATGGCGACGTTTTCATCGGACTCAACAAGCAAAGGACGCTTTCTTTTAATGGCGATACCGGAATAGGGCGGCCCTAATACAGACAAAAAAGCAGTGATCTGGCTATGACTGAATTTATTTAAACTAGTTTGGAACAACTTCACTTTTCGGTGCGGCGGGGCGCCGTACCGAAGCACGTTCTCCAGAAGATCATCCTCCACGGCCAGCGTGGTATTTTTGATCAGTAATAGCATAAGCTGATCGGCAAGTTCCTTTTCTTCCTCGACAAGATCGGCACCAACGAGCGGAACGATCTTCAGCTTTTGTTTTTCTGATACCTCTTCCGCGTTGAGTATCTTTACAAAGTCCTCGGCGGTTACCGGATAATCTTCGGGCAGCTTGAGGAACTCCTCGATATTTTTGATGAGGAAATCCGCCCGGCTCCCGGGGAACTGATCATTGACGATGTTGAAATATTCTTTGGTGAGCCTGATGGTTTTGAGCAGGATCAGCACCGCTACTTTTTGCGCGCTCAACGTTGTAATTTTCAAGGAAGCGGGGTAATAATAAGGGATACTTCGGACCAGATAAGGGTAAGCCTGCTCCGAAATTTCGGTTGATAGGACGAGTAAACGCGATATTTTGTAAAGCAAATCTTTCGGTTTACCGGACACGGTGTCTATTCTTTTCGAAGACAACTCAGTGTAATTTTTTTCGGCGTTCAGAAACCCGGTCAAGACGCGGTCTAGGTCGCCGGTAGTTTCAAAATACTCCAGCATATTCTGCCATGTAGCCCTAACTTTCGACGCCGCAATCAGCTCCGGCCAGAATTCCGGCTCCACCACCACGATATCATCAAAGATATGTTCCTGCTGCTGTAGCAACAGAATTTTACTTTCCAAGCTTAACTCATCTTTTTCCGTTAATTCGACGATCCAGTGCTCGGCCTCGTTAATATTGAGAGGGGATCCAAGGATGATCGTATCAACATATCGCTGTATATCTGAATCTACATAAGCGATGAGATTTTCACAACCGGAATGTTGTATGGCGGTATAATTACTGCTGGTTTGGTCAAACTCCGTTTCGGTACCCTTTCGTGCCAGGATCAGGGTGATCATATTCCTGTTCAGCTCATAGTAATCATTCTGATAGACGAAGGTAAAAAGCTCATCGGTAGCTTCTGGTATCGTCAGCCGCTTGAATTTGATCTGCAGTTCGCTGATGATGGAACGCATTTTGGGCAGGCTTCCTTCGCCGGTCAGCAGATCAAGGAAGTCCGCCTTTTCGGTTATGTACGAAGATAACAGCGCATTATGATCGAGATTCACATAATCTTCGCTATCAGCATATTGAATAATCAGTTTCAGATAGGCGTTTTTTTTATCCTGATAATGGTTATAAATGTAGGTCCAGATATTCGGCCAGGCGCGGCAGATGAGATTGAAGAAACGAGGCAACTCTCTGCCGTTTTCGATGTAACCGTCGATAAAAGCTACTGATTTCGGATGCTCGCTGGCCAGCATCAGGAAATAAAGATCGAACCGGGCTTTATATAAGCTTTCGTTGCGGAGCAGAAAATCCAGTAAATTATAGTTCAGTATACTTTCCCGTTTGAATTCTTCCGTTCGTAGCCTCGACATTATCGCGGGCAGCTTGTCCAGCGGAGAAGTGAAGGGCAGGCTTTCCCTGTTCTTGACGGACATCAGGAATTCCATATCTTTCACTAGGAGGCTACCTTCATAGAAATATGAGATCAGGGAAGGATACATCTCATCGATATATCCTTCCCTAATAAGATAAACCAGCAGCTTCCTTTGCCTGAATTCGGGTTCGAAATGATCTACTGATGTCGGATAAGCTTCCAGTAATTCACGAAGCGGCATCGATTGGACCGCTTCCATCTCACCATGTAACCGCTCGATCTCTTTGACGATCTCTCCGGAACCATGCTGTAACATGGTTTCGACCAGATCCAGTCGCTGCGCATAGGTATATTCACTGTTCACCGTTTTTTCTATCGTTTGGAAAGCTATACCAGTATTCGTACTCTGGATCTGATTGCTGTGTTGGTTCGTATAGTAGTAATTAATATCCGCCACCTTCGTTAATTGCGCAAACTGCTTGGGGTCTGACCGGAGGTCCTGAAACGAAATGTTGTCGTTTTTTATTTTCAGGCTGGTTGCGTTCGGGACTCTGAGCATAATTTCGAAAAGATAAGAGGCTCTCAGCTCGTTCGTATTCTTCTGAGAGATCAATTTCAGGTCGCAGATCTTCTGATCCAGAACATCGATCTTTTCCAAATGGCCCTTTGTGATCTGACCGACAACGTCCGCCTGCTTCACAAATGCCCTGTAGATCAATCCTTCGCCCCGATGAAGACTGGCAAAATCATCCGGGTATATGTTCTTATAAATAATTATCCCGAGTAGCTTTTCGTGTTTGACATTGATCCCTTCGAGATTGTCTTTATAAATTATGAATTCGTTGAAGATGTTCTTCAGGGCACGCATATCATCCACGTAGAGCGTGATATCGCTCAGGAACGTTTCAGAGATCTGAAGTGACAGGCCCGGGTTCCTGATCTTCCTCAACATAATCTCGAATGAATTGGACGAATTGATCACTGGGATGACCGGTATAATAAAATCGAAGAATTTCGTCCTAGTCTTATCCCTGAACATATCATCCTTGATCGCGTAAATGAAGATGATCCGCCTGTTAATCTGTCGGGAATTATTGACCAGAATGTTCAGTTCACGCAGTTTGGTGAATATCTCCGGATCGTTGAATCGGTCCAAATCTTCGATCACGACCACGTTATACCTGGTCACTTCGAAAAAATAAAGGATCTCATCGAGATGTTTATTCAGTATGGAAGTTTCACTCTTCGGGTTGATCTCAATGGATCCGCTGGCTATGTTCAGCTTATTGAATTTAGAGGTATTAAACAACCGGAAAATATAGATCAGGAATTCAATGGTGCCGGATATTAGGGAAAGCACAGCTGCCAACAGGATCAAATTCGTATTATTTTTATAGAGTGCCTGCCACCCGGAAAAACGATCGAAGAATTTCGGAAAAAAAACGATCGATATGGAAAGGGTGAAGATAATCACGATAAAAACCAAGTAGGTGAGCTTCAATCTGCTCAGGCTTCGGATCCTGTTGAACCTGGAGTCCGGGATTTCCGTTTCCTTGACGCGGTAGAACATTTGCTGCAGGATACTTAACTCGATGAGCCGCTGTTCTTCGGCCCTTTTTTCTTTGGTCCTAGACACCTCATTTGATTCGACTTTAGTTTCCATAACCTTCCCGAGTTCTGCGGGAACAGCGTTCTTTTCTTCAGCTCCGGGTAAAGCTGTACGAATATCATCTTCCTGGAACGCGGCCAGGGAAATATTTAGATAATGGTACCCGGGGTTCTTCTTTTCAAAAGTCTTGACGATACTGCTTTTACCAGAGCCATACGGGCCGCTTAGCGCGATATTTTTTATTTTCGGGTTTGTCAGGGCCCATTGCAGCGCGTCTAAGTACACCGATTGCTCATCCGCATTGTCAATCGGTGTAAGGTCATCGAAACATCTTGGGTTATCCGGATTTTCTTTGGATAACCGAAGTTCAAGCCGGACGATCTTTTTTTGTAATCCTTTAATAAAAACCCTGATCCGGCTATTCAGAAAATCACGCATTAGATAAGTTATAGGTTAATTTCACCAAGATAACTAATCGAAATCCTTATTCAAAACTTCTTTATTTAAGTAACGGCGAAGATCACAAAGTTTGATTCAATCAGTGAGATCTGGCTTTACTTTAAGCAACAGAAACGTAGTTATAGTTATACACGACCCGTCTATTTTCTGTCTGCTGCCCACCGCTACCGCAAGGTCCTCGCTTGTGGATTTAACGCTTGAAAATCCACAAGCCCCCGCTACCGCGTCCTCACTTGTGGATCTAACACTTGCAATCCATTCACGCCGCGTACCTCATAAACCATACTGGTTACTTAGCATGATGACCACAAGACGAGGGCGCTTGCGTAGCGACACGGGATAAAGGGAGCCGATTAGAACACCTATCTGCTATTTTGGCCGTTATCAGCGATGTTTTAAATAAGCAATAATCAATCTGTTTTAACCTATTTTTTATTAACCAGACTTTTAATTAAACCTATTACTTCATCGTTTTTTCCTTCTTCAGCGGCGCTAAGGACAGAGTTGCCCTGTTCATCTTTGGCCTTGACATCAGCACCACTTTTTATTAAATAGATTACGATGTCCTTATTGCCCTTGTTTGCAGCGTACATTAAAGCTGTTGTTTTAAACGCATCCCGCCAATCAACTTCGGCGCCACGGCCAACTAACAATTTCACATCGCTCAAATCATTATTTTGAACAGCCAAAATTAGCATACTGATTTCCAAAAAGCCACCTGTTTTCTTTTTGAAATTAGCATCGGCTTTTTTAATCAAAAGATTTTGGACACTTAGTGAATCTTTGTTAGAAACAGCTTTATATAACTGTTCATTCAAATCTTGGCAAAAGCTCGTTGTGGTTACCAGTACCAGAACTATAATACTAAAAACAATCTTCATTGTGATTTAATCAAGATTTTAAATTGCAAGATAGTAACTTTTTACATTTCTTTATTCTACTCAGTACGATCACATTTATGAGATTAGAACACTCAAAATGGTTGTTGATTATTACCTAAAACAACAAAGCCCGACAATTGCCAGGCTTTATTTTCTCCGCGGTGAGGGAGGGAACTGCTTGCCTCTTAAACCGACTTGATATTCAATATGTTATCTGGGTTTTAATTTTTGCTCACCACTTTTAAAATACAGATTACATTGCAAATCTTATACAACAAATTATAGATTGTATGATTACCCCATTTGATAAGGCGATTTATCTTATTGGGGTTCACCCGCGCTAGGCCAGCAGTTGCGAAAAAACAGTCGCCCTGCTTGTATACCTTTACTTTTTATCCCGGCGGTGGGCTATCTTCGCGGCAAAGGTGAATAAGGAATAGCAATCCATCAATTCTACATTTAAATTCATCTTTTGCAAATACGAATAATATTTTACCTATTCTTTATTCATTTTACCTGGTAGTTTCGTCAGATTTTCTGTAAGCCCATCCGAATATGAGCGGGAAAACCCAAAGACTGAATACCATCGCACAAAGGATACCTCCAATTACAACCCTTGCCAGGGGTCTTGAACTTTCAGATCCAATACCGTGCGAAATTGCAGCAGGTAATAAGCCTATTGCTGCCATAAGCGCCGTCATCATAACGGGCCTTATTCTCGAATTTACGCCCAACTTAATAGCTGTGTATAATGATTGTGGCTGACCTTTCATTATTTCCAGGTTTTGTTTAAAAACGGTGATCAGCAATACCCCATCCTGAATACAAATACCAAACAAGGCAACAAAGCCGATACCCGCGGAAATACTGAAATTGGTTCCGGTGACCATCAGGGCAATGATACCACCAACAATAGCAAATGGTACATTCAGGAATACCAATGAGGCGTCTTTAAAGTTACGGAACATGACAAAAAGCAGCAGGAAAATAAGTGCCAAACTTATCGGCACCACTAGCGAAAGGCGTTTTTCTGCGCGTTGCTGGTTCTCGAAATCGCCTCGCCACACCATGCGGTATCCCCGTTTCAATTTGACTTTCGCGTTTACTTTTTGCTGAGCTTCGGCAATGGTGCTGCCCATATCCCGGTCACGCACTGCAAATTTAAGGGTGGCGTACCGTTCGTTCCCTTCTCTGAGCAAATAACAAAGGCTTGTTTTTTTTGTTATTGTTGCTATTTCCTTTATTGGCACTCTTGTCCCGCTTGCTGTGGGCACAAGCAGGTTGCCTATATCTTCAGGTGTTTTCCGATATCCTTCAGGGAAACGGACCCTGATGTCGAATGTCCTTACACCTTCGTATAAAGTGGAAGCCGTTTGGCCGCCTATAGCCATAGCAATTATGGTGTTTGCATCGGCAGTAGCTACGCCATACTGCGCCATCTTTCGTTGGTCAAGGGTAATATCCACTTCGGGTTGGCCGGTGTTTTTTATGATGCCCAAATCGTCCATACCCCTCACGCCTTTTAATATCTTATAAATCTCCCCTATTTTAGGTTCCGAGTAACTTAATGAGTCGCCGTATATTTTTACGCAAATAGAACCCTTAACACCCGAAATCGCTTCATCCACATTATCCTCAATAGGTTGTGAGAAGTTAAGGTCAAGATTTGGAAATTTCGCGATTATCTGTTTGATGAGTTCGTCCTTCGTGATCTTTGGTTTCCAATCATCCTCGGGGTAGAGCTTTATATTAAACTCTTCAATGTAGAAACCCTGAACATCTGTTCCGTCATCGGGCCTTCCAACTTGTGATATCGCAGCTTGTATTTGCGGAAAAGTCAGCAATTTTTCACGTATTTGTTTTGCCAGTTCTACTGATCTGTCGAGTGATATACTATAGGGCAGCTCCACCCTTAACCATATCGAGCCCTCATCCAGTTTGGGCAAAAACTCACTGCCCAAAAACCTAAAGCTATATAAGCCGATGGCCATTGCGACTAAGGATAACGTAACCACCGTTTTTTTGTATTTGAAGGCTTTTGTGAAACCCGATAGCATGATGGCCGTTAAATGATGTACAAATGGGTTGCGTTTTTCGTGTACGTTTTTATTAAGCAGCAGGCTAATAAGCACCGGCACCAGGGTAAGCGTGGTAATTAAAGCGCCAAGTAATGCAAAGCCAAGAGTGTACGCCAGGGGCGAAAACATTTTTCCTTCTACCCGCTGAAAGGCAAACACTGGCAACAATCCGGTAATGATGATCACTTTGGCAAAAAAGATAGTTTTACCAAATTGGGTGCCATTATCTGTGATCAAGTCCGTTTTAACCATTTTGTTAAAACGGTCCACCCCAATCTCACGGGCTTTATGATCAAGCACAACAAACATACCCTCCACCATCACCACGGCCCCATCTATGATAATCCCGAAATCGACAGCGCCAAGCGAAAGCAAATTGGCTGACATGCCCATTAGATGCAGGCAAATGAAAGCAAAAAGCAGCGACATTGGGATAATGATAGCAACGATGAGCGTTGTTCGCCAGTTGAACATGAACAACGAAACCAGTAGCGTTACCAGCAAAATACCTTCTATCAGGTTATGCAATACGGTATGGGTAGCATAGTCTATCAGATTGGTCCTGTCGTAAAAAGGCACCATTTTGGTATCGGCAGGCAATACATTATTGTTTATATTGTCGATTTCCTCTTTAACGGCGTTGGTTACCTCGGTCGGATTTGCATCTTTACGGATCACGATGATGCCCTGTACAACGTCTTCCTCGTCCGCTGTTTCTCTTTTGCCATCTTTGCGGATTATCGCGTTATCGCGCGCTATCCAGCCAAGCCTGGGCACATTTGACAGGGCTACTGTAGCCACATCGCTCACCAGCAACGGAACGCCGTTATTATTACTGACAATAACATTTTCTATATCGTGGATATCCTGCAATAAACCGATCCCCCGTACCGCAAAGGCCTGGTTATTTTGATTGATAACGTCGCCGCCAACATTAACATTGGTTTTTTGTAAAGCTGTAAATACATCTAATGGGGTTATTCCTAAGCTGGCGAGTTTTCCCGGATCGACTTTTACCTCATACATCTTTGTTTTTCCGCCAAAAGAGTTGACATCAGCAACACCCGGAACGGCCCTTAACCGCCTGTCTATTACCCAGTCCTGCATAGTTTTTAGTTCAGTCGGGTCTCTTACAGAACTTTTAAGGGTATATCTAAATACTTCCCCGGTGGGACCTGTGGGTGGTTGTACCGAAGGGCTTACTCCACTTGGCAAATCGGCATTGCCTAATAAATTCATAATCTGTTGCCGCCCTTCAGGATCCGCTACGCCGTCTTCAAACTCTACCTTTATCAAACTCAATCCAAAAACTGTGATCGAGCGCAGGCTCACTTTTTTCTGTACCGGGTTAAGGGCGATCTCCAAAGGGATAGTAACCAGCTTTTCCACCTGTTCGGCGCTTTGGCCCGGCCATTGGCTGATCACCACGATCTGGGTACTGGTAACATCAGGGTAAGCCTGTATAGGCATTTGCCTAAAAGTTATTACCCCGGCTACAATTAATACCCCGGAAAGAAATAAAACGAGGTATTTGTTTTTTAGGGAGAAGCCAATAAGGCCTCTTAGAAAGTTGTTCATAATCTATGGATTATTTAATAATAGGCTGTTTAACTATTTAAAGAGTGGTAGTAGTAAATGAGCAGCGCATCCGCGCCTATTACCCGGTCACCAGGCGCTAACCCGCTTTTAATATAAGCTGTTGTCCCGTTGTTGGTTATAACCTCAACCGGCCTGATCGCTATATTATTTCTACCTTTTATAATAATTACGTAATATTGGCTATTATCAAAAATCAGAGCACCGCTGGATACAGATGTGGCCTTTTTATTCACAGTGTTACTAATTGAGACGGTTGCAAACATTTGCGGTTTTAACGCATAGCCCGGATTATCAAGCACCCCCCTCATTTTCATTACCTTGGTTGTGGGATCAAGCACATTCATCAGCTTACCTACTTTGCCTTTAAAAATCTTGTTGGGGTATGTGTTGGTGGTTACGTCAACCGGATCTCCTTCATGCACGCTGTTAATATTGCTCTCGTAAACATTAGCTTGTACCCATACGTCTTTCAAATCAGAAATAGTGAACATATTGCCCCCGTTATCCGTGCGTACAGTCATATCGTTGGTTACATTTTTTTGCACGATAAAACCATTAACGGGCGATTTAATCTCAAAATCGCCGTTTCTATTATTACCGTTTATGGCCAATATTTTTTCTGCCGCTACTTTGGCCCCGACCGCCTGTTCATAATTCACTTCTGCGGTGGTGATATCAACCTGCGAAGCCAGGCCGCTTTTAAACAAGTCTTTTTGCTGGTCCAGCAGTTTGGCATTCAGCCGAACATTTGATTGGGCTGTAATTAGCGCTACATTGTAATTAGCTACCTCCGGACTTTTAATGGTACCTAATACCTGGCCTGCGTGAACGTAATCGCCTGGCATTACACGGATATCCTGTATATTGCCGCTCACCATCGGGAATATATTGGCAACCTTATCGGTATTATAATCTACAATGCCGTTAAACTTAACTGCATAGCTGATGTTGGTTGTTTTTACTGTATCTATTGCCAGCTTCGGAAGTAATGAATCAGGTATGACAAATGGCTTACGTTCTTCGCTGGTCTGCACATCTGACTTGCAGGAAAACAGATTAAAAAGGATAAGACATGCAGTTAGCGTGCCTATGCTGTTTTTTATGATCTTATTCATGTGAATATCGGTAAATTATAAGGTGATTATTGATTAAAAAAGGGCGTTCCGGTAACAAAATTGAGCTGCTCAAGTGCATTGACGCGGCTGAGTTGGATGTTGTTTAACTGTACCGCGTTTGTTTTATACGAGTCGTACAAATACAGGAACTCTATCAGCCCGATGTTTCGTACTTCGTAATTTTTAACTACCTCCTGTATCAGGTGGGTAAAATCTCCCCTAAATTTGGGGTCGAAACTATTACTGAGTTTTTCATAACGCGAAACGGTTAGATAATTAACGGCTATATCATTTTCCACCTGGTTTTGCTGGGCTTGCAATTGCACTTTGCCTTGGTCTATGGTTATTCGCGCCTGTTTAATACCGCCCTGGTTGCGGTCAAACAACGGCAAATTGAACTCGATACCGAGATTGGTGAAATACGGCACGGTTCCGCCGTTCCTATCGAACCCCAGGGACAGGTTAAAATCAGGGACGGCAAGGGCCTGTTGATATTTTAAATTCATATCGTTGTATGTTACGGCCGATTTAGCCAATCTCAGATCGTAGCGGTTGTTATAGGCCGAATCAAGCAATTTCTGATACGGCACGGTGGTCAAAATATCCTTACCATCCAGGTCATAGTTATATTCCGCTTCAATGTAAGTTCCGGGCTTTGCCTTGATCAGTAATTGGAGCTGGCTTATGGAGGCATCTATCCCCGCTGCCAGGCCGGCCAGTTCGGCCTGCAATGAATATAATTGTGATTGGATGCCCAAAACATCCTTTTCAGAAACGTTGCCTTTTGCATTTTGCTCCTTGTACGCCTTCAATATTTTTTGGAGGGTATTGATCTCGGTAGCATATACTTTGGCGGATTCCTGCTGAAAATAGATTGTAAAAAAATCGCTGCGCAAAGAAGCCTTCAGTGTCCTCAACAGATCAAAAAACTGATACCTCGCCTGTTCAACGCCGATCTTAGCCAACTGTATATTTTTATTCCGTTTCCCCGCAGTTCTAAACAATTGAGAGATACCGCCGGTATATTCAGCCTGGCTGTTTCCTAAACTATCCTTACCGAAATCAAGAAACTTATGGGTCTGGGTATTATACAAGGCTGTAGCAACGCTGAAATCGGGGTTGGGGAACAGTTTAGCCGTTATCACCTGGGTTTCGGCTATACCTATGTTATAATGCTGGGTTATCAATTGAAGATTGTTCTTCAAAAACAGGTCTTCTGCCTGTTTAACGGTTAGTTTAACGGTATCGCCCGCCGGGCTTTGGCCAAAAAGCCTGCAGCTTAAAAATAACAAACCGATAAATAATAAATTAATGAAAGGGCGTTTGAGTAACATAATCATAAAATATATTGAACCTGAGTCGTTTAGAGTTAGATAGGGGTTTTATTGCCGGTTAGGCTGTATTTTAGGAGAACTTGATGTAAACTTTTGTCATGCGTTATGGGCTTTGCTGTTCGTTAATTATTATTAATTTAATTGTGCCGCTTTCTGCAGTTTCTGTTCCCTTTCTGAGCTGATTCAGTTTGCTGATTCCAGGAAATGACGGTGCATCAAGGTTTAAACCTCAATACACCGTTCGTTTTTTTAAGCGATTATTTGCGGGCGCGTAACAATTTCAGTATTTGTTACTTTGTGTTTTCTGTATACAGGTACGCCAACTTAAATTGTTTGTTATAAGCATCGTACGATGAAAGCTCACTATCACTTTTAAACAAACTCTCCACTGCGTACATAAATTTTTGATTTTTAGCGTAAACACTTTCCAGGTTAGCGATGGTTAGTGATAAGATAGGGCTTGAGGCGCTTTCGCTAAAGTAAAACAGCTCAATTGGTTTTGGTCCCTTTCCCTGCAGCACCAATGATGTTTTGCTATAGATAATGATCCCATTACTCGAAAGTATCTTGTACTCACCTTTGTTAAAGAGACGAAAATCTTTGTCGTCTTTGCGGTATCCAAATACTTCACCTTTGGCTATTGCTTGCTTTTCACCATTGTGAACTAACAGCACTTTACTGCTGCCCAACAAGCCGTTTACTTTAATTTGGTCATTACTCGCGTTATAACTTAACTTGTGGTTCAAATAATCCTGGGTTGTTAGGTATAGTCCGGTGCTTTGGCCATTGGCGGCAGCATTTTGGATAAATAATGCCATCAATGGCAGAGCTATTATTAATTTTAAAGTTTTCATTTTGATTTAATTTTATTGTTAAACGTTTTGTTAATTATTGTAGACCCTGGAATTTGCCGGGACTCCGTTCTTTTAGAAATCAAGTGCCATTTCCAGCTAATGGGACTTGATTGTATTGTTTTAAAATCTTGCTATCAAAGCAACTATAACCCTGCTATCAGAGTTTACTAAATCATACGGAACAAAATTGGGGTTAGCTACTGTTTGGCCCGATGCGTTAACTATGGTTGGCGGGTTTGGGATGTATGAGTTTGTATTGAAACTGGTTTGAGGGTTAGTTTGATAACCATTTCCACCCGGCCCTGTTGTAACGCCGTTTGGCCCATCAAAATAAGGGATGTTCATAAAGCGGTGCACAAATTCAAGACGAAGTGTCATAAATTGATTGGGACTATAGTCCAGGGTGGTAGAGGCATCCCAACCGGCCATTTTCGCACCGGGTGTGGAACCGGCTATAAAGGAGTCGGTAGCAAGCCCGGGAGGTACTACTGATAAATAATGGCTTGGGTTAGACATAACCCCGCCACCTATGGTCCAACCCCATTTAGCCTGATCGCCAAACCACATCCGGTTATATACCATAGCGCTCAGGAAGTTAGAGGCGTTTGCCCCAAAGGCCGAGTAAACTACATTTCCGGGAGCTGTACCACTCTGAAAGCCGAAGTCGGCAGTGGCAGAGAATGCCATACGTTTGATACCGGGGCCTGTTTTATTTGCACGATCGAGATATAAATATTCGATCGAGTTGTCGGTATGGTACCTTTTCACATCCGGCGCGCCGGCAACATCTGTTCCAAAATAATTATTGGAGATGATCTTAGTACGTTGGTTAGGTTGGTTTACAAATGCAAAACCGAGGCCTGGCATTTTATTAAACATGCCATAGGATTGCCATCCGTTGATAAACCAAAATTCGAGTTTGGTTTTTACACTGGGAAACATCTGAACGCGGATACCATTAAAGAACCATGGTGTGTTGTCGGAAGTATAAGATGGTTGATAAGACCAGTTCTCAAAGTTGTTGTAAGACATCAAACCTATGTATGACATGAAAATACCCATATCAACGTTGATACCATGCATTGCGTCAAAATGATAACCGGCATAACCTTCGCTTATGTAGCGAT
Proteins encoded in this window:
- a CDS encoding TolC family protein, with the translated sequence MLLKRPFINLLFIGLLFLSCRLFGQSPAGDTVKLTVKQAEDLFLKNNLQLITQHYNIGIAETQVITAKLFPNPDFSVATALYNTQTHKFLDFGKDSLGNSQAEYTGGISQLFRTAGKRNKNIQLAKIGVEQARYQFFDLLRTLKASLRSDFFTIYFQQESAKVYATEINTLQKILKAYKEQNAKGNVSEKDVLGIQSQLYSLQAELAGLAAGIDASISQLQLLIKAKPGTYIEAEYNYDLDGKDILTTVPYQKLLDSAYNNRYDLRLAKSAVTYNDMNLKYQQALAVPDFNLSLGFDRNGGTVPYFTNLGIEFNLPLFDRNQGGIKQARITIDQGKVQLQAQQNQVENDIAVNYLTVSRYEKLSNSFDPKFRGDFTHLIQEVVKNYEVRNIGLIEFLYLYDSYKTNAVQLNNIQLSRVNALEQLNFVTGTPFFNQ
- a CDS encoding efflux RND transporter periplasmic adaptor subunit; its protein translation is MNKIIKNSIGTLTACLILFNLFSCKSDVQTSEERKPFVIPDSLLPKLAIDTVKTTNISYAVKFNGIVDYNTDKVANIFPMVSGNIQDIRVMPGDYVHAGQVLGTIKSPEVANYNVALITAQSNVRLNAKLLDQQKDLFKSGLASQVDITTAEVNYEQAVGAKVAAEKILAINGNNRNGDFEIKSPVNGFIVQKNVTNDMTVRTDNGGNMFTISDLKDVWVQANVYESNINSVHEGDPVDVTTNTYPNKIFKGKVGKLMNVLDPTTKVMKMRGVLDNPGYALKPQMFATVSISNTVNKKATSVSSGALIFDNSQYYVIIIKGRNNIAIRPVEVITNNGTTAYIKSGLAPGDRVIGADALLIYYYHSLNS
- a CDS encoding outer membrane beta-barrel protein; protein product: MKKLLTLILLLGSFCRVSAQISAATTAMFAKRDTVAEKAKADSIKKAMDNAAPLAYADFSWLNGNNRQSSKLLDNAYFTGDFTFDVNYTQSNNHPNDNLVTGSTALARNGEVDLSMIAIGGDFHYDHIRGRVMLQYGTRATTVPRNDYSAYRGEYDLPTAYRYISEGYAGYHFDAMHGINVDMGIFMSYIGLMSYNNFENWSYQPSYTSDNTPWFFNGIRVQMFPSVKTKLEFWFINGWQSYGMFNKMPGLGFAFVNQPNQRTKIISNNYFGTDVAGAPDVKRYHTDNSIEYLYLDRANKTGPGIKRMAFSATADFGFQSGTAPGNVVYSAFGANASNFLSAMVYNRMWFGDQAKWGWTIGGGVMSNPSHYLSVVPPGLATDSFIAGSTPGAKMAGWDASTTLDYSPNQFMTLRLEFVHRFMNIPYFDGPNGVTTGPGGNGYQTNPQTSFNTNSYIPNPPTIVNASGQTVANPNFVPYDLVNSDSRVIVALIARF